Proteins encoded together in one Candidatus Xianfuyuplasma coldseepsis window:
- a CDS encoding DRTGG domain-containing protein: MNINDVIADSQWTLLNSPGETNQTIQGVFACDLLSHVMGFANEGELLVTVLNNINVLGVVHLLDLSGVVFPHNIQVQQSIIDKANELGIPLLSTSMTTADTVVALHKLGV; this comes from the coding sequence ATGAACATTAATGATGTAATTGCAGATTCTCAATGGACACTACTAAATTCCCCTGGGGAAACCAATCAAACCATTCAAGGTGTATTCGCCTGTGACTTATTAAGTCATGTGATGGGATTCGCAAATGAAGGTGAACTGTTGGTTACTGTGTTGAACAACATCAATGTTCTAGGTGTGGTTCACTTACTGGATTTATCTGGTGTTGTGTTTCCACATAACATTCAAGTACAGCAATCCATCATTGATAAAGCGAATGAACTCGGCATTCCCCTATTATCCACATCAATGACAACAGCAGATACTGTTGTTGCATTGCATAAGCTTGGTGTCTAA
- a CDS encoding (2Fe-2S) ferredoxin domain-containing protein: MKSLDDLKKIRDAAQRKVTMRGKNEGTRILVGMATCGISAGARPVMNKLVEDIAEKDIPNVTVTPVGCIGECAIEPIVEVLEGEKRTTYCRVDVDVAERIINEHIIGGKVVQDNLIGKYRL; encoded by the coding sequence ATGAAATCTTTAGACGATTTAAAGAAAATTCGGGATGCTGCTCAACGTAAAGTTACGATGAGGGGTAAAAACGAAGGTACACGTATACTTGTCGGTATGGCAACTTGCGGTATCAGTGCTGGAGCCCGCCCGGTCATGAATAAATTGGTTGAGGATATTGCCGAAAAAGATATCCCCAACGTTACCGTAACTCCTGTTGGTTGTATTGGTGAATGCGCCATTGAACCAATTGTAGAGGTACTAGAAGGTGAGAAACGAACGACGTACTGCCGTGTTGATGTCGACGTAGCAGAACGAATCATAAATGAACATATTATCGGTGGTAAGGTCGTCCAAGACAATCTTATTGGTAAATATAGACTATAG
- a CDS encoding ArsR/SmtB family transcription factor has translation MDKFDVIKLLSDETRFSIFKTLLDFDRLCVSEIENLLGIKQANTSKHLRKLKDFDVVESVREKNTIFYNVKDQFLTDNEELIRYLLV, from the coding sequence GTGGATAAATTTGACGTCATTAAGCTCTTATCTGATGAAACAAGATTTTCAATTTTTAAAACACTATTAGACTTTGACCGGTTGTGTGTAAGTGAGATTGAAAACCTGTTAGGTATCAAACAAGCAAATACATCAAAACACCTTCGAAAGCTGAAGGATTTTGATGTAGTAGAATCGGTGCGTGAGAAAAATACAATTTTTTACAATGTCAAAGATCAATTTTTGACAGACAATGAGGAATTAATACGATACTTACTTGTTTAG
- a CDS encoding transcriptional regulator, protein MELNDVLGLLNAKQYNQECPRCVKEINYAFVCDLMSDALMLLKKMPSHIGAHGALVTGLVTNQALRTAEILDLETIIFVRGKTPSQSVIDLADEIGITLIGTELTMYRTSGLLFMNGVKSYESVLEEN, encoded by the coding sequence ATGGAACTAAATGACGTGTTAGGATTATTGAATGCAAAACAGTACAACCAAGAATGCCCTCGATGTGTAAAAGAGATTAATTACGCCTTTGTTTGTGACCTGATGAGTGACGCATTAATGCTACTTAAAAAAATGCCAAGTCATATTGGTGCCCATGGAGCATTGGTCACGGGTTTGGTGACAAATCAAGCATTGCGAACAGCAGAAATCCTCGATTTAGAGACGATTATCTTTGTTCGCGGTAAAACACCTTCTCAATCGGTAATTGATCTTGCTGATGAGATTGGAATTACTTTAATTGGTACCGAACTAACGATGTATCGTACAAGTGGCTTATTATTCATGAATGGTGTTAAGAGTTACGAGTCTGTTCTTGAGGAAAATTAA
- a CDS encoding response regulator transcription factor has protein sequence MEHTTILIIEDEPTINRIVSNYFLKEKFTVLSALDGFKGLQLFSQNRVDLVCLDIMMPNVNGWDVAKTIRETSNVPIIMMSALSEEEDILKGYSLKVDDYITKPFNPKILVAKVRNLLERLQNQDFSVQTSGMLELGGIKMDLDTHKVYLEGDEKELSKTEFDLLKYFLEHESKICSRNLLLDEVWGIDVYVEDRIVDTYVKKLRKFLGHRSNYIKTVFGVGYRFEVPHETD, from the coding sequence ATGGAACACACAACAATCTTAATCATTGAAGATGAACCGACAATTAATCGCATTGTCTCCAATTATTTTTTGAAGGAAAAATTCACAGTTTTAAGTGCCTTGGATGGTTTTAAAGGGCTACAGTTATTTAGTCAAAATCGTGTGGATTTGGTTTGCCTAGATATTATGATGCCCAATGTCAATGGTTGGGACGTAGCAAAAACAATTCGCGAAACATCCAATGTTCCCATTATTATGATGAGTGCTTTATCTGAAGAAGAGGATATTTTAAAAGGATACTCGCTTAAAGTGGACGACTATATTACCAAACCATTTAATCCTAAAATCCTTGTGGCCAAAGTACGCAATTTACTAGAGCGATTACAAAATCAAGATTTCTCAGTACAGACAAGTGGGATGCTTGAGCTTGGTGGTATCAAAATGGATTTAGATACCCATAAGGTGTATCTCGAAGGTGACGAAAAAGAGTTGTCTAAAACAGAGTTTGATTTGCTTAAATACTTCTTAGAACACGAAAGCAAAATCTGTTCACGAAACCTTCTCCTTGACGAAGTATGGGGAATCGATGTTTATGTCGAAGATCGAATTGTCGATACCTATGTGAAAAAACTACGCAAATTCCTAGGACATCGATCCAACTATATTAAAACGGTATTTGGTGTAGGTTATCGATTTGAGGTACCGCATGAAACAGATTAG
- a CDS encoding complex I 24 kDa subunit family protein, producing the protein MGKKFEISEEQRKELLKEIKHHKKNPGPLMPILHEAQRIFSCIPLEVQKIVSEETGVPVAEINGVVTFYSSFTLHPKGDHIVGVCLGTPCYVRGAQTILDFVKTELGVDVGGTTEDGYYTLEAIRCIGTCGMAPVMAFDEDVYGEMSVTKARRLIKEYRGK; encoded by the coding sequence ATGGGTAAGAAATTCGAGATATCCGAAGAGCAACGAAAGGAATTGCTTAAAGAAATTAAACATCATAAAAAGAATCCTGGACCGCTTATGCCGATATTACATGAAGCTCAACGTATCTTTAGCTGCATACCCTTAGAAGTTCAGAAGATTGTTTCTGAAGAAACCGGAGTTCCTGTTGCTGAAATCAACGGTGTTGTAACTTTTTACTCAAGTTTTACATTACATCCAAAAGGGGATCACATCGTTGGGGTTTGTTTAGGAACCCCTTGTTATGTACGTGGAGCCCAAACCATTCTCGATTTTGTGAAAACCGAACTCGGTGTTGATGTTGGTGGAACGACAGAAGATGGATACTATACATTAGAAGCTATTCGTTGTATTGGTACATGTGGAATGGCTCCAGTAATGGCTTTTGATGAAGACGTTTATGGAGAAATGAGTGTAACAAAAGCAAGAAGACTGATAAAGGAGTATCGTGGTAAATAA
- the tadA gene encoding tRNA adenosine(34) deaminase TadA: MKKALKEAKKAYKKGEVPIGAVIVHNGKIIAKAHNLREKARKATAHAEILAIEKANKKLKSWRLDTCTMYVTIEPCPMCAGAIIQSRMKQVIYGAKEYKTGAHQSITNLFDKPFNHKVEVLDGIMEEECGKIITSFFKKLRTK, encoded by the coding sequence ATGAAAAAAGCCCTAAAAGAGGCTAAAAAAGCATATAAAAAAGGGGAAGTACCAATTGGTGCTGTCATCGTACACAACGGTAAAATCATCGCAAAAGCTCATAATTTACGAGAGAAAGCTAGAAAAGCCACCGCACATGCAGAAATACTGGCCATTGAGAAAGCAAATAAAAAGTTAAAAAGTTGGCGCCTTGACACATGCACAATGTATGTTACAATAGAACCCTGTCCGATGTGTGCCGGCGCAATTATCCAATCGCGAATGAAGCAAGTAATTTACGGTGCAAAAGAATACAAAACAGGTGCTCATCAAAGCATCACCAATTTATTTGATAAACCATTTAACCATAAAGTCGAAGTCTTGGATGGAATCATGGAGGAAGAATGTGGTAAAATTATCACAAGTTTCTTCAAAAAACTAAGAACAAAATAA
- a CDS encoding ATP-binding protein, whose protein sequence is MEPYSREHQIERNDIANAGTIASLTKRALKKRGLSREFIKQVTIGVYEAEINVVIHSYGGKASVEITDDFAEITFEDVGPGIENIEQALTAGYSTASSYAIENGFGAGMGLPNIQAVSDEMDLQSSTDGTYLRIKFNITEDAYEH, encoded by the coding sequence ATGGAGCCGTACTCCAGAGAACACCAAATAGAACGAAATGACATCGCCAACGCTGGTACGATTGCCAGCTTAACAAAACGAGCATTAAAAAAACGTGGATTATCACGGGAATTTATCAAACAGGTTACCATCGGCGTATACGAAGCTGAGATTAACGTTGTTATTCATTCGTATGGCGGTAAAGCCAGTGTCGAAATAACCGATGATTTTGCCGAAATCACATTTGAAGATGTTGGTCCTGGTATTGAAAATATCGAACAAGCACTAACAGCTGGGTACTCAACCGCTAGTTCTTACGCTATTGAGAATGGCTTTGGTGCTGGTATGGGATTACCAAATATTCAAGCTGTAAGTGATGAAATGGATCTTCAATCATCTACTGATGGAACGTACTTGCGGATAAAATTCAACATTACAGAAGATGCGTATGAACATTAA
- a CDS encoding Cof-type HAD-IIB family hydrolase, producing MRKKYVFADLDGTILDYNTHSVPQSTVEALKIARQNGHEIVLATGRPPALFYGIDKELGFHSFIAANGRVVVYHDEVIFESPIPEHNIDAIRELAQKEKFDIAYESMDGFVLESMYNDTYQKFCDHFNLQYPTLEPNYYKGKSVYQINLFYQKDDFKRFEKLVPGLSFEYSCQYGIDVNTEGGFKEVGIIEFMKKLGLTQDDIIAIGDGYNDISMLQFARTSVAMGNAHLAVQKEAKYVTDRIENDGLYKAFKMLGLI from the coding sequence ATGAGAAAAAAATACGTTTTTGCAGATTTAGATGGTACGATTCTGGATTATAACACTCATTCTGTGCCACAAAGTACCGTTGAAGCGTTGAAAATAGCTCGCCAAAATGGACATGAGATTGTTTTAGCAACCGGTAGGCCACCCGCATTGTTTTATGGAATAGACAAAGAACTTGGATTTCATTCATTTATTGCCGCAAATGGTCGGGTAGTTGTTTATCATGATGAGGTTATTTTTGAGAGCCCTATACCCGAACATAACATCGATGCAATACGTGAGCTTGCTCAGAAGGAGAAATTTGATATTGCCTATGAGAGTATGGATGGATTTGTACTAGAATCAATGTACAACGATACTTATCAAAAGTTTTGCGATCATTTCAATCTTCAATATCCAACTCTTGAACCAAATTACTACAAGGGTAAATCCGTCTATCAAATCAATCTTTTTTATCAAAAGGATGATTTCAAACGTTTTGAGAAGCTTGTACCAGGATTATCCTTTGAGTATTCCTGTCAATACGGTATTGATGTTAATACTGAGGGGGGATTCAAAGAGGTAGGAATCATAGAATTTATGAAGAAACTTGGATTAACACAAGATGATATTATTGCGATTGGTGATGGATATAACGATATATCGATGTTGCAATTTGCGAGAACAAGCGTTGCCATGGGGAATGCTCATCTAGCTGTTCAGAAAGAAGCTAAATATGTAACGGATAGAATTGAGAATGATGGCTTGTATAAAGCGTTTAAAATGTTAGGATTGATATGA
- a CDS encoding thymidine kinase, translating into MYLNQRDGWIEVICGPMFAGKTEELLRRVKRLEYAKKNIVVFKPNIDNRYSEGEVVSHNNNRTKSVNIASASQIFDYIDSETDVVAIDEVQFLDEEAVPICEFLAEKGIRVIVSGLDRDFRGEPFSFMPKLLAIAEYVTKLTAVCVHCGIPATRTQRIVNGKPARYDDPIVMIGAEESYEARCRKCHKVYRKPNLYRNKKL; encoded by the coding sequence ATGTATTTGAATCAACGTGATGGATGGATTGAAGTGATTTGTGGTCCAATGTTTGCTGGAAAAACGGAAGAACTATTGCGCCGTGTTAAACGTTTGGAATATGCGAAAAAGAATATTGTTGTTTTCAAACCAAACATTGATAACCGTTACTCAGAAGGAGAAGTGGTATCCCATAATAACAATCGAACCAAATCTGTCAACATCGCTTCAGCATCACAGATATTCGATTATATCGATTCTGAAACAGATGTAGTTGCAATAGATGAAGTACAATTCCTAGATGAAGAAGCTGTTCCAATTTGTGAATTCTTGGCAGAAAAAGGCATTCGTGTCATCGTCAGCGGTCTTGATCGAGATTTTCGCGGAGAGCCATTTAGTTTTATGCCTAAGTTACTTGCGATTGCTGAGTATGTGACAAAATTAACTGCTGTATGTGTTCATTGTGGTATTCCCGCTACACGGACACAACGAATCGTAAATGGTAAACCGGCACGATATGATGATCCAATTGTAATGATAGGTGCAGAAGAAAGTTATGAAGCTCGTTGTCGCAAGTGTCATAAAGTGTATCGAAAACCAAATCTATATCGGAATAAGAAGTTGTAA
- a CDS encoding PHP domain-containing protein: protein MTPNNILNMAMLKKLDFVAITDHNTAKQLQTIQEIEKAYDFIVVPGIEVTVAEGFDVLCYFRTYEDVIVLSNHLERYLKKEDWGPFSQSDQVITDIYDIELETYPYSLRATTIPYMELYHFVQKHNGKCVLAHIERSSKSALLYYSLSDIPFDGVEIQHYKKEEFLSQHPEITQFPILSSSDAHSILRLSEREEELELPEKSIEALFAYLKGRD from the coding sequence ATGACACCAAACAACATCCTCAATATGGCGATGTTGAAGAAACTCGATTTTGTGGCGATAACAGATCACAATACAGCGAAGCAACTACAAACCATTCAAGAAATCGAAAAAGCCTATGATTTTATCGTTGTACCCGGGATTGAAGTAACTGTAGCAGAGGGATTTGATGTACTATGTTATTTTCGCACGTATGAAGATGTAATAGTATTATCAAATCATCTTGAACGATATTTGAAAAAGGAAGATTGGGGACCGTTTTCCCAATCGGATCAAGTCATTACTGATATCTATGATATCGAACTTGAAACGTATCCATATTCATTACGGGCTACTACTATCCCTTATATGGAACTCTATCATTTTGTCCAAAAACATAACGGCAAGTGTGTCTTGGCACACATTGAACGTTCTAGCAAAAGCGCTCTATTATATTATTCTCTATCCGACATACCCTTTGACGGTGTTGAGATTCAACACTACAAGAAGGAAGAGTTTTTATCGCAACATCCCGAGATTACACAATTCCCAATTCTCTCTAGTTCTGATGCACACTCAATCTTAAGGTTATCAGAACGAGAAGAAGAGTTGGAATTACCTGAGAAATCAATAGAAGCCCTATTTGCATATCTAAAAGGTCGTGATTAA
- a CDS encoding HAMP domain-containing sensor histidine kinase, whose protein sequence is MKQISANVQDWFRNTWKTIVRLFKARSISTQLIITISLIFLSFFALQSILNVAFFRNFFTTQDFDRIHSDLIEYVENMNQDDIDYYDEMYRFTSENNAYSVIVGGQYRILTSSGTDYTFTIQDDTTLLSYTVLVPNNDFEYTEDLQLSVTIYPYNDEFYSADIIEVGSTILYNSEITCAEVDCTPVNGTITNVSKPNNLNYLFENNPIVRDEVARIVGGEIDLKDYEYTSGSVEGSWYRSSEASVDTLVFVHNLKTWNYIVTIVPVVNTNDVIDIVNSYNYYVYATAIVIIFIWSFRLSSIISKPIQNIELVARQIAQLNFDVEAHEYNNRENESLSNSINLIAKNLRTTLETLNRKNSELMSLYEDQSKQVSLKKQLVSSISHELKTPLMIMQVTIQGILDDIIPDEEQQKELLNVLDEINKSSMMIQDMLQIYRLDDANSQLEISEFDLSKTACFFVNDFENAIRQYKLELDINVQDEVFVEGDEKLIKRVISNFLTNAIKYTPIGGRMYLEVSERKDKVYFELTNYGTTIRTEEIEKIWMPFYRISREETNPIKTKGSGIGLYLVSEILKAHDAEFGISNVKNGVKAYFYMNKKQRV, encoded by the coding sequence ATGAAACAGATTAGTGCAAACGTACAAGATTGGTTCCGCAATACATGGAAGACCATTGTTCGCCTCTTCAAAGCTCGTTCCATTTCGACGCAATTAATCATCACTATCAGTTTGATTTTCCTATCTTTCTTCGCTTTGCAGTCGATTCTCAATGTTGCATTTTTCCGTAATTTCTTTACGACTCAAGATTTTGATCGAATCCATTCCGATTTGATTGAATATGTTGAAAATATGAATCAAGACGACATCGATTACTATGATGAAATGTATCGTTTCACTTCTGAAAACAATGCCTATAGTGTCATTGTCGGTGGGCAGTATCGAATTTTAACATCCTCTGGAACGGATTATACGTTTACGATACAGGATGATACAACATTACTTTCTTATACGGTCCTTGTACCAAACAATGATTTTGAATATACAGAAGATTTACAACTATCGGTTACCATTTATCCCTATAATGATGAGTTCTATTCTGCGGATATCATTGAGGTAGGCAGTACCATTTTATATAATAGTGAAATCACGTGTGCTGAAGTCGATTGTACACCTGTTAATGGAACCATCACCAATGTCAGTAAACCAAACAACTTGAACTACTTATTTGAGAATAATCCTATTGTTCGTGATGAAGTAGCCCGAATTGTTGGGGGCGAAATTGATCTAAAAGACTACGAATATACCAGTGGTAGTGTTGAAGGTTCTTGGTATCGTTCATCCGAAGCTTCTGTCGACACATTAGTGTTTGTTCACAATTTAAAAACGTGGAACTATATTGTAACAATTGTTCCGGTCGTTAATACGAACGATGTGATTGATATTGTGAACTCCTACAATTATTACGTATATGCAACCGCTATTGTCATTATCTTTATCTGGAGTTTTCGTTTATCCAGTATCATATCAAAACCAATACAAAACATTGAGCTTGTCGCCCGGCAAATTGCACAGTTAAACTTTGATGTTGAGGCGCATGAGTATAATAATCGTGAAAATGAATCGTTATCCAACAGTATCAACCTAATTGCGAAAAACTTAAGGACCACGCTGGAGACTTTAAACAGGAAAAATTCAGAGTTAATGAGTTTATACGAAGATCAATCAAAGCAAGTCTCCCTGAAAAAACAATTGGTTTCATCGATTTCTCATGAATTGAAAACACCACTGATGATTATGCAAGTTACAATTCAAGGAATCCTCGATGATATCATTCCCGATGAGGAACAACAAAAAGAACTACTAAATGTCCTTGATGAGATTAATAAATCATCTATGATGATACAAGACATGTTACAAATTTATCGCTTAGATGACGCCAACTCTCAACTTGAGATTTCCGAATTTGATTTATCGAAAACCGCTTGTTTCTTTGTTAATGATTTTGAGAATGCCATTCGTCAATATAAACTTGAATTGGATATCAATGTCCAAGATGAAGTCTTTGTAGAAGGTGACGAGAAGCTGATCAAACGTGTCATATCAAATTTCTTGACAAACGCCATCAAATACACTCCTATTGGAGGTAGGATGTACCTTGAAGTCTCGGAACGAAAAGACAAAGTGTACTTCGAATTAACCAATTACGGGACTACAATCCGGACGGAAGAAATCGAGAAAATCTGGATGCCATTTTATCGTATATCAAGGGAAGAAACCAACCCGATTAAAACAAAAGGAAGCGGTATTGGACTGTACCTTGTTAGCGAAATTCTGAAAGCTCACGATGCCGAATTTGGTATATCAAATGTTAAAAACGGTGTAAAAGCGTACTTCTATATGAACAAAAAACAACGTGTCTAG
- a CDS encoding ATP-binding protein, whose translation MNELSLHILDICQNSIKANASLIQIIITEDTIKNTYIIEIHDNGFGMNEKTLSEVADPFFTTRTTRSVGMGVSLFKMAAEMAGGTFNITSKVNQGTSVIAQFEHNHIDRAPLGSIEDTLAILLMNEAAIDIYYKHICNHKEYVLDTREIKNVLNGIPLADYDVIMWVKNNIKEGITTIHKEEAR comes from the coding sequence ATGAATGAGTTGTCTCTACACATCCTAGATATCTGTCAAAATTCAATCAAAGCAAACGCGTCTTTAATACAAATCATTATTACCGAAGATACTATCAAAAACACATATATCATTGAAATCCATGACAATGGATTTGGTATGAACGAAAAAACATTAAGTGAAGTTGCAGATCCCTTCTTTACAACGAGAACAACTCGTTCTGTAGGAATGGGTGTCTCTCTCTTTAAAATGGCTGCTGAAATGGCTGGAGGGACGTTTAATATTACCTCAAAAGTCAATCAAGGTACGTCCGTAATTGCTCAGTTTGAGCACAATCACATCGATCGTGCTCCACTCGGTTCGATAGAAGATACCTTAGCCATTCTACTAATGAATGAGGCTGCCATAGATATTTATTACAAGCACATATGCAATCATAAAGAGTATGTTTTAGATACTCGTGAAATTAAGAACGTACTAAATGGAATTCCTCTCGCTGATTATGACGTAATCATGTGGGTTAAGAACAATATAAAAGAAGGAATAACGACAATTCATAAGGAGGAAGCAAGATGA
- the nuoF gene encoding NADH-quinone oxidoreductase subunit NuoF, producing the protein MIERAHVLICSGSMCVSRGAKSLRSEFEEHLTRLGIRDEIKLVNTGCVGLCEQGPFVIIYPEGVFYALVKNKDIKTICEEHLYKGRIVEKLVFDEAMTDEKEIKAFDEIKFYSKQTRVALRNCGLINPDDIEEYIARDGYRGLGKALLEMTPLEVIEEMQASGLRGRGGGGFPTGLKWKFAYQNESDQKFVICNADEGDPGAFMDRALLEGDPHAVLEGLMIAGYAIGADKGYIYVRIEYPTAIEKLKIAISQAKELGLLGKNIFGSGFDFDIEIRLGAGAFVCGEETALIASIEGGRGMSRNKPPFPAAKGLWGKPTIINNVETLANVSAILYIGAKEFAKIGTEKSKGTKVFSLGGNIKNAGLVEVPMGTTLREVIYEIGGGIPQNKQLKAVQTGGPSGGAIPESLLDMPIEYETLVEAGSMMGSGGMVVIDEDNCMVDICRFYLEFTVDESCGKCTPCREGTKKMYEMLEIISSGEGTLEDIDRLEKLAKMVKSSSLCGLGQAAPNPILSMLEHFREEFEAHVVDKRCPGGVCKPLIHLEITKDCIGCTKCATNCPVDCISGSIKQLHEIDTSACIKCGICKNICPVDAIISV; encoded by the coding sequence ATGATTGAGAGAGCTCATGTCCTGATATGTAGTGGTTCGATGTGCGTTAGTAGGGGCGCAAAATCCTTACGAAGCGAATTCGAAGAACACTTAACAAGACTGGGAATACGTGATGAGATTAAACTGGTAAATACCGGTTGTGTCGGTCTTTGTGAACAAGGACCATTTGTCATCATCTATCCTGAAGGTGTATTTTACGCCCTTGTTAAGAACAAAGATATTAAAACAATATGTGAAGAGCATTTATACAAAGGTCGTATTGTTGAAAAACTCGTTTTTGATGAAGCGATGACGGACGAAAAAGAAATCAAAGCCTTTGATGAAATTAAGTTCTATTCCAAACAAACCCGTGTTGCCTTACGTAACTGTGGGTTAATCAATCCCGATGACATCGAAGAGTACATTGCTCGTGATGGATACCGTGGTCTTGGTAAAGCATTACTTGAAATGACACCACTTGAAGTCATTGAAGAAATGCAAGCATCCGGATTGCGCGGACGTGGTGGAGGAGGATTCCCCACAGGATTGAAATGGAAATTCGCTTATCAGAATGAAAGCGATCAAAAATTTGTCATCTGTAATGCCGATGAGGGAGACCCCGGTGCCTTTATGGACCGCGCGTTATTAGAAGGGGATCCACATGCGGTATTAGAAGGTTTAATGATTGCCGGATATGCTATTGGTGCGGACAAAGGATATATCTATGTTCGTATAGAATACCCGACAGCCATTGAAAAATTAAAAATCGCAATTTCTCAAGCAAAAGAACTTGGTTTGCTTGGTAAAAATATTTTTGGTAGTGGATTTGATTTTGATATCGAAATCCGACTTGGTGCCGGGGCTTTTGTTTGTGGTGAAGAGACTGCATTAATCGCTTCGATTGAGGGTGGACGAGGTATGTCTCGTAACAAACCTCCCTTCCCAGCTGCAAAAGGATTATGGGGAAAACCTACCATTATCAACAATGTGGAAACTCTAGCCAATGTATCAGCTATTCTTTACATTGGTGCAAAAGAATTTGCAAAAATCGGTACGGAAAAATCCAAAGGTACCAAAGTCTTTAGTTTGGGTGGAAACATCAAAAACGCTGGACTTGTTGAAGTACCAATGGGAACAACTTTACGCGAGGTAATCTATGAAATTGGTGGCGGAATTCCACAGAACAAACAGCTGAAAGCCGTACAAACAGGTGGACCTTCTGGTGGAGCAATTCCAGAATCGTTACTCGATATGCCGATTGAGTACGAAACGCTTGTTGAAGCCGGTTCGATGATGGGATCCGGAGGAATGGTTGTTATTGATGAAGACAACTGTATGGTCGACATCTGCCGTTTCTACTTGGAGTTTACCGTTGATGAATCCTGTGGTAAGTGTACCCCCTGTCGTGAAGGTACCAAAAAAATGTATGAAATGTTGGAAATCATTTCTTCAGGTGAAGGAACCTTGGAAGACATTGATCGATTGGAAAAACTAGCAAAAATGGTTAAGAGCTCATCTTTATGTGGACTTGGCCAAGCCGCTCCGAACCCCATTTTATCAATGTTGGAGCACTTCCGTGAAGAATTTGAAGCCCACGTTGTCGATAAAAGATGTCCGGGTGGAGTCTGTAAACCACTCATCCATCTAGAAATAACAAAAGATTGTATCGGATGTACGAAGTGTGCAACCAACTGCCCAGTTGATTGTATTTCTGGTTCAATCAAACAACTGCACGAAATTGATACGTCAGCATGTATTAAATGTGGTATTTGTAAAAACATTTGCCCTGTTGACGCCATCATTAGTGTATAG